In Methylomonas sp. ZR1, one DNA window encodes the following:
- a CDS encoding TraR/DksA C4-type zinc finger protein produces the protein MLKNAGVPTEGKKYSVYPQQRFLRERGGNMKPKATQLSFCSRCGDEIPPDELQFLPNASLCAFCYNTQLEYRDIHHSGVKISKTVLTLVPQTPKTQDSNAA, from the coding sequence GTGTTGAAAAATGCCGGCGTTCCAACAGAAGGCAAGAAATATTCCGTTTATCCTCAGCAGCGATTTTTACGGGAAAGAGGGGGAAACATGAAACCAAAGGCAACGCAGTTAAGCTTTTGCTCAAGGTGCGGGGATGAAATTCCGCCAGACGAATTGCAATTTCTGCCAAATGCTTCGCTATGCGCTTTTTGCTACAACACGCAGCTGGAATATCGGGATATCCATCACTCAGGCGTTAAAATATCCAAAACCGTCTTAACCTTAGTGCCGCAAACCCCAAAGACTCAAGACAGCAACGCGGCCTAA
- the atpD gene encoding F0F1 ATP synthase subunit beta codes for MTDEMKQVGRIEAAQGPVVDVRCEYLPPIGQALDVVNGGGRYVLVVFQHLEPTLIRAIALHSVSGLFRGMPVFDRGDALNVPVDPSCLGRILNVFGDPLDGGQPLPNINFRNILSSPPLLSDTLPASQILETGIKVIDLLCPFVRGGKTGLFGGAGVGKTVLMMEFMHAVSVAMQGVSVYAGVGERMREGHELWHEMADAGVLPKALLVYGQMDESPGVRFHVGYTALAYAEYLRDTLDTEVLFLMDNIFRFVQAGSEISGLLGRMPATVGYQPTLLTEVASLEERIVSTKSGSITSVQAVYVPADDMSDPAVATILGHLDSVVILSRQQAAKGIYPAIDPLRSSSRIMDHHILGDRHYQVARAVREHLSRYRELEDIIAMLGIEELSQEDRRIVERARRLQRYLTQPFTTVADHTGMPGVRVPLAQTIADCEAFMDGQYDQLSEADCYMKGAMSA; via the coding sequence ATGACAGATGAGATGAAGCAGGTGGGCCGGATTGAGGCCGCGCAGGGGCCGGTGGTCGATGTGCGTTGCGAATATCTGCCGCCAATCGGTCAGGCGCTTGATGTTGTGAACGGTGGCGGTCGCTATGTGCTGGTCGTGTTTCAGCATCTGGAGCCTACGCTGATTCGGGCGATTGCTTTGCATTCGGTTTCGGGCTTATTTCGCGGCATGCCGGTGTTTGATCGTGGCGACGCTTTAAATGTGCCGGTCGATCCCAGTTGTTTGGGGCGCATACTTAATGTGTTCGGCGATCCGCTTGATGGCGGCCAGCCTTTACCTAACATTAATTTCCGCAATATTCTCTCCTCTCCGCCCTTACTGTCCGATACGCTGCCTGCCTCGCAAATCTTGGAAACCGGCATCAAGGTCATCGACCTGCTTTGCCCGTTCGTGCGTGGCGGTAAAACCGGCTTGTTTGGCGGTGCCGGCGTCGGCAAAACCGTGCTGATGATGGAGTTCATGCACGCGGTGAGTGTGGCGATGCAAGGTGTATCGGTTTACGCCGGCGTTGGCGAACGCATGCGCGAAGGCCACGAACTCTGGCATGAAATGGCCGATGCCGGCGTATTACCCAAAGCACTGCTGGTCTACGGGCAAATGGACGAGTCACCCGGCGTGCGCTTTCATGTCGGTTACACCGCCTTGGCCTATGCCGAGTATTTGCGCGACACGCTGGATACCGAAGTGTTGTTTTTGATGGACAATATTTTTCGCTTCGTCCAGGCCGGTAGCGAAATTTCCGGTTTGCTGGGGCGGATGCCCGCCACGGTCGGCTATCAACCCACTCTACTGACCGAAGTTGCGTCGCTGGAAGAACGTATCGTCTCCACCAAATCCGGCTCCATCACCTCGGTGCAGGCTGTGTATGTGCCGGCCGATGACATGTCTGATCCGGCAGTGGCGACCATCCTTGGGCATCTGGATAGCGTGGTCATCTTATCGCGGCAACAGGCCGCCAAAGGAATATATCCGGCCATCGATCCTTTACGCTCCAGCAGCCGGATCATGGATCACCATATCCTGGGCGACCGGCACTACCAGGTGGCGCGTGCCGTGCGCGAGCATTTGTCGCGCTATCGAGAATTGGAAGATATTATCGCCATGCTCGGTATCGAAGAGCTCTCCCAAGAGGACCGCCGCATCGTCGAACGGGCGCGCCGCTTGCAACGCTATCTGACTCAACCGTTTACCACCGTTGCCGACCATACCGGCATGCCGGGCGTGCGCGTGCCGCTGGCGCAAACTATTGCCGACTGCGAAGCATTCATGGACGGCCAATATGACCAGCTCAGCGAAGCCGATTGCTATATGAAAGGCGCAATGTCGGCATGA
- a CDS encoding F0F1 ATP synthase subunit epsilon: protein MNGFALTLLDSRGAEHFDTVTQFIGADTDGSFGILAGHIHCVALLRYGLARFCDQADVWHYLALPSGVLRFADNQLTVTTVRYFLGKDRDSICERLAAEMAQADSEVHTARATLSEIEHSLVRRLAELSSRGSAGI, encoded by the coding sequence ATGAACGGGTTTGCGTTAACTTTGCTGGATAGTCGTGGCGCCGAGCATTTCGATACCGTTACTCAGTTTATCGGTGCCGATACCGACGGCAGTTTCGGGATTTTGGCGGGGCATATTCACTGCGTGGCTTTGTTGAGATACGGGCTGGCCCGTTTCTGCGATCAAGCCGATGTCTGGCATTATTTGGCCTTGCCCAGCGGCGTGCTGCGCTTTGCCGACAATCAACTGACTGTGACGACGGTGCGCTATTTTCTCGGCAAAGACCGCGATAGCATCTGCGAACGACTCGCCGCGGAAATGGCCCAGGCCGATTCAGAAGTACATACCGCGCGGGCGACGTTGTCGGAAATTGAACATTCTTTGGTGCGGCGCCTAGCCGAATTGAGTAGTCGCGGATCAGCGGGAATATAG
- a CDS encoding AtpZ/AtpI family protein — MSFRNKLIEHTRRDLRRLEDKTRRPATWVGMLFYGGTLGLLFVVPIVAGAYLGRWLDTLATGYSVRWTVSLIVLGIGVGAYNVFRFLQEKS; from the coding sequence ATGAGTTTTCGCAACAAATTAATCGAACACACCCGCCGCGATCTGCGCCGCTTGGAAGATAAAACCCGCCGCCCGGCGACTTGGGTAGGCATGTTGTTTTATGGCGGTACGCTGGGTTTGTTGTTTGTAGTGCCTATCGTCGCCGGTGCGTATTTGGGGCGGTGGTTGGATACATTGGCCACCGGTTATTCGGTGCGCTGGACTGTCAGTTTGATCGTGTTGGGTATTGGGGTTGGCGCTTATAATGTTTTTCGATTTTTGCAGGAAAAAAGCTGA
- a CDS encoding lytic transglycosylase domain-containing protein, with translation MKPPLLRLALPLLALFLLNACTSSSPVKREKMASVRPNIVQQRPSYQPQPTPYKPAFYTGTFPKPAALEPAVDFWRKTYAVWQRSEVAFHDDRYLDVVYEVMTLPGYVAEGLTAEQKDMISQRREYWKAQLAELESKVRYGAALNANDRQLIAKLENNGRSLNSVLPGLSDRLRSQRGTRERFKRGLEISGRYDLQFRKTFRDAGLPEDLAYLPHVESSFQPSAKSSAGAVGMWQFTKAAAKTFMPGGDRVDQRYDPFVSANGAARYLSYAYGKLGDWPAAVTSYNHGIGGMKRAQNQVGSDFVRIVDTYDGPAFGFASRNYYAQFLAAREIASNPEQFFREGVRYESPLAPGQYLAVE, from the coding sequence ATGAAACCACCCTTGCTGCGTTTAGCTCTTCCCTTATTAGCCTTATTTTTATTAAATGCTTGCACCAGCAGTTCGCCGGTAAAGCGAGAGAAAATGGCGTCGGTAAGGCCGAATATCGTCCAACAGCGACCGTCTTATCAACCGCAACCGACGCCGTATAAACCGGCGTTTTATACAGGGACTTTCCCAAAACCGGCAGCGTTGGAGCCGGCCGTGGATTTCTGGCGAAAAACCTATGCGGTCTGGCAGCGTTCCGAAGTGGCTTTTCATGACGACCGTTATTTGGATGTCGTCTACGAAGTGATGACCTTACCGGGCTATGTCGCGGAAGGCCTGACGGCAGAACAAAAAGACATGATCAGCCAGCGCCGCGAGTATTGGAAAGCCCAATTGGCGGAATTGGAAAGTAAAGTGCGTTACGGCGCGGCGTTGAATGCCAACGACCGGCAATTGATCGCCAAACTGGAAAATAACGGCAGATCGCTCAATAGCGTATTGCCTGGACTTAGCGACAGATTGCGTTCGCAACGCGGTACTCGCGAGCGTTTTAAACGCGGCTTGGAGATCAGCGGTCGCTATGATTTGCAGTTTAGAAAAACCTTCCGCGATGCCGGCTTGCCTGAGGACTTGGCTTATCTGCCGCACGTAGAGTCCTCGTTTCAACCGTCCGCCAAATCCTCCGCCGGCGCGGTCGGTATGTGGCAATTTACCAAGGCTGCCGCCAAAACCTTCATGCCCGGCGGTGATCGCGTCGATCAACGTTACGATCCTTTCGTGTCCGCCAACGGCGCGGCCCGGTATCTGAGTTACGCTTACGGTAAGCTTGGTGATTGGCCGGCGGCGGTAACTTCATACAACCACGGCATCGGCGGGATGAAGCGTGCCCAAAACCAAGTCGGCAGTGACTTCGTGCGTATCGTAGATACCTATGACGGTCCGGCCTTCGGTTTCGCCTCCCGTAACTACTATGCGCAATTCCTGGCCGCCCGCGAAATTGCTTCCAACCCCGAGCAGTTTTTCCGGGAAGGCGTCCGCTACGAAAGTCCGTTGGCTCCCGGTCAATACTTGGCCGTTGAATAA
- a CDS encoding F0F1 ATP synthase subunit A gives MNNAESAADTVFQLGPLAISNTVVTTWGVMLVFMVLILSLRFSSQSSPLHNLLEAVVVAIEGAIAEVLPAASVRRVLPFVASLWLFVLVANLVGLIPELHAPTRDLSATGALAVLVFGSTHWFGIRDCGWRQHFRHYAEPSIILLPFHIISEFTRTLALAIRLFGNIMSLEMAALLVLLIAGFLVPVPLLMLHVIEAVVQAYIFGMLALIYIAGALEPGESDTFAIPEE, from the coding sequence ATGAATAACGCCGAGTCGGCAGCCGATACTGTTTTTCAACTCGGCCCACTGGCGATCAGTAACACGGTCGTGACTACCTGGGGCGTGATGCTGGTTTTTATGGTGTTAATCTTGTCGCTGCGCTTCAGTAGCCAGTCATCCCCATTGCATAACTTACTCGAAGCGGTAGTCGTGGCCATAGAAGGTGCAATTGCCGAAGTGTTACCGGCAGCATCGGTACGGCGGGTGCTGCCGTTCGTGGCCAGCTTGTGGCTGTTTGTGTTGGTGGCTAATCTGGTGGGTTTAATTCCGGAACTCCACGCGCCCACCCGCGACTTGTCCGCTACCGGCGCATTGGCGGTGCTGGTGTTCGGGTCTACTCACTGGTTCGGGATTCGCGACTGCGGCTGGCGTCAGCATTTTCGCCATTACGCCGAACCCAGTATCATCCTGTTACCGTTTCACATCATCAGCGAATTTACCCGCACCCTGGCTTTAGCCATCCGCCTATTCGGCAACATCATGAGTCTGGAAATGGCGGCCTTGCTGGTATTGTTGATTGCCGGCTTTCTGGTGCCGGTGCCATTATTGATGCTGCATGTAATCGAAGCGGTGGTGCAGGCCTATATCTTTGGTATGCTGGCGCTAATCTACATCGCCGGTGCGTTGGAACCTGGCGAATCCGATACATTCGCCATTCCCGAGGAATAG